The genomic DNA ATTCAGTGACCTACCGTGCCATGTCCGAACAGGACGTGCCTGCTGCCTATGCCTTGTCGCAGGCGCTGCGCTGGCCCCATCGGGCAGAAGACTGGCAATTCGTGCTGCGCCTGGGGACAGGCTTCGTCGCTGAAGACGCCGGCACGGTAATCGGCACCGCGCTATGCTGGAAGCAGGGACAGCAGGCATCGCTGGGAATGATCATTGTGTCGTCGGAACATCAGGGCAAAGGCATTGGCAAGGCGTTGATGCGCCTTGTGCTGGAAGTGTTGGGGGATCGCACCACGCTGCTCAATGCAACCCCTGCCGGGCAGCCCCTGTATGAACGCCTGGGCTTTGTTGCGACTGGCACCATCCACCAGCATCAGGGAACGATGAACACCGTCGGCCCGGTTGCACTGGCTGCGGAAGAACGGCTCCGCCCGCTCGAGCCAGGCGATATAGAAGCCGTGACGGAACTCGCAAGTCGCGCTACCGGCGTGTACCGTGGCGAGCTGCTGAAGGCACTGATTCCCATTGCCGAAGCTGTGGTACTGGAACGCAATGGCGAGGTGGTCGGCTTCTCGGTCTTGCGCCGGTTCGGCCGAGGCCATGTTATCGGCCCGGTGGTGGCCTCCGACAGCGAGCGCGCCAAGGCCTTGATCGCCCACTGGGGAAGTACCTGCGCCGGCTCCTTCGTGCGCGTGGATGTCACCGGAACCAGCGGGCTGCAGGACTGGCTCCCGCAGGCAGGATTGACTCAGGTGGATACCGCGGTGGCGATGGCGCGCAATGGCGTGCCGCAAGCCGACACCGCACTGCACCAGTTTGCCCTGATCAACCAGGCGCTTTGCTGAACCCTCCTGCTTGATGAAAGGTGCGAGGCGTCGAGCTTGCGCCTCGCCGCCTGATCAGAACCACCGCGTCAATGCGGTCTCCGGCGCTGTTCATTACGTATCATGCTCGCACCGTAGATTTCTACACGCGGTTGCGGGCCTGCTACTACCCCACTTGTTCAGTGAAGTGCGCTTCGGCCCCCGTGACTTCGCCGCCCAGCCGCACTTCAGCCCGTCAGCGCGATCAGCGCAGACATCTGTGGCTCAAAATCTGTGGCTCAAAATGCCGGAACTGGTGCTGATGGGCGTCCTGGCCTTTGTGCCGGGCGCGGCAGCAACCGGTCGACTGCGTCCGATGTGAAGCCCTCAGACCAATGCACGACCGCAGGATCTGCTGATAGCAACTCGCACAACGGCAGCCTGCTTTGCACGAGACCCTGATTACAGCACCGGCGCGAGGGGCACGCAGCTTATGCTTTTGGACATGCAAAGGCCCGACCTCGGCTCTATCCGGCATGGATCCCCGATGCGCCCTTTGGCGGATACAAGCCGTCGGGAGATGGCCGCGAATACGGAATTGAAGGTCTCGAGGAGTATTTTGCAACCAAAGCAATTCTTGGTTCCAGGAGGCCACGGCACCCAGTGCCGATTGAGGTTTCAGCAAGACAACGCGCAACGCGCAGGAGCAATCATGACCGTGGCCCTAGTGCTGCATCGCGCCGATGGCGCGCCCGTTTCAACCGAATTCCGCAGGGCGGCCTTCGGCAATGACGACCCCTTTGCGCGACAGCGCGAAATCGCATGGGAAGGACCCGACTCCATGATCGCTGGCCGGGCCAGCTTCATTGGCGAGCTCGATGTCGCGAGCTTCCCTCACATCGAAACCATCGTCGTGGTGGAAGGAGAGCTGACGCTGACTGAAGCAGGAGCGGCCCCGCTGGTCCTGGGTCCGCAAGCGGGCGCTGTCATCGGATGCGGCACGGCGCTGCGCATCCAGGCCGGATCCCGCGTGCGGTTTTCCTTTTGCGCAGCCGCTTGCGACAAGCCGACGAAGCGCGGCCTCATCCCGCTTCGCGCCAACGCCGACTTCAGGCCGTCCAAAGCCCCGCCGAAGGAGACGCTGCTCGGCCCCACCCCGGACTGCCGCAGCGACAATGTCTTCGCAGAGGAGGGCGCGCAGTACCTCGCGGGCACCTGGGACTCAACACCTTACCACCGCGTCGTCCGTCCGCATCGCCTCAACGAATTCATGCATCTGCTGGCCGGCAGCGTGCGGTTCGCAGCCCCCGATGGCAGCGTGCTTTCAGTGGGCACCGGAGATGCGCTGTTCGTGCCCCACGGCGCACCGATCGGGTGGGAAAGCAGCGATCGCGTGGCGAAATTCTACGTAGTTCAAAGCGTCCAGGCTTGAATCGACAAGCGAGATCCATTATGTCCCCTCCGCTGCACCATATCCAAACTTCGCCCACGCTGCCGGCGTCGGCTGATGTGGTCGTGATCGGCGGCGGCATCATTGGCGTCTTTACCGCCTACTACCTGGCCAAGCGCGGCGTTTCGGTCGCCTTGGTGGAGAAGGGGAGGATTGGCGCCGAGCAATCGAGCCGCAACTGGGGCTGGTGCCGGCAGCAGAACCGCGATGCTCGCGAACTTCCGCTAGCGAGCAAGAGCCTTGATCTCTGGGAACGCTTTGCCGCAGAAAGCGGGGAAGACACGGGCTTCCATCGCTGCGGGCTCTTGTATCTCAGTAACGACGAGGCCGAACTATCCCGTTGGTCCAGTTGGGGCGATTTTGCAAAGACCGCTGGAGTGTTAACCCATATGCTCAATAGTCGGCAAGCCGCCCAGCGGGGGCAGGCGACCGGGCGCGCCTGGAAAGGCGGCGTCTTCTCGCCCAGCGATGGCACCGCCGATCCTGGCAAGGCTGCGCCGGCCGTGGCAGCTGCGCTCATCAAGCTCGGTGGCAGCGTTCACCAAAATTGCGCTGCCCGCGGCATCGAGACGGAAGGCGGACGAGTCAGCGGGGTCATCACGGAAGCCGGGGTCATCAAGAGCAGGACGGCGGTGCTGGCCGGTGGCGCCTGGGCGTCCGCGTTCTGCCGCCAGCTCGGCATCCGTTTTCCCCAGGCCTCGATTCGTCAATCCATCCTGAGCGTTTCCCCTGTCGAGCATCGCTTGCCGGATGCCCTGTTTACGGCAGGCGTGTCCATTACGCGCCGCAGCGACGGACGCTACGCACTGGCCATCAGCGGCCGCGCACGCGTGGACGTGACGCCACAGTTCTTGCGATTCGCCCCACAGTTCGTGCCCATGTTCGCTAAGCGCTGGCGCAGCCTTCTTCCCGGAGGCCTGGAAGGCATTCGTGGTGGGCACGAAACGCTGAAGCGGTGGCGGCTCGATGCCCCGACCCCAATGGAGCGAGTGCGCATCCTGGATCCGAAGCCCGATCTGGCGACGGTCAGGGAGACCCACCGTCGCGCCCTCGAACTCCTGCCTGCACTGCGCGAAACAAGGATCACGGACGCCTGGGCCGGCTTTGTCGACAGCACGCCGGATGGTGTTCCCGGCATCGGCGCAGTGCCGTCCATACCGGGTTTCATCCTGGCTGCGGGCTTTTCTGGACACGGCTTTGGCATCGGCCCTGGCGCCGGCCACCTTATCGCGGACCTTGCCACCGGTGCCGAACCGATCGTGGATCCCATACCGTACCGGCCTGGTCGGTTCAGCGGCTCGGCATGGGGCAAGGTCGCCGACTTCTAGACCAGGTCCGTCTCTGCAACGCGCCGAACCCCGATTCAGCCCGTCAGCCCACCTACGCCGACCAGGAGAGATCCATGAATGACTCTAAGCGGGCACCAAAGGCATACAGGTTGCCGAGCGATGTGATCGTGATTGGCGGCGGCTTGGTCGGCTCGGCAGTGGCCTATGGGCTGTGCCAGCTCGGCGATCCCACCCATCTCCTCTGCTGCCTGGTCGCATACAACGTCGTGTTCATGCATGAAGGCAAGGTGTGCGAACAGGGAACACCGGCGGAACTGTTCGACGCGCCGAAGACGCCGCCGCTGCATCGTGCCGCCGCCGGGATTCCGCTGCGCGCGGAAGTCGACGCATGGCTCGCGCAGCACTGCTGATCTCTCCATTGACAACCCGAAGGGCTTCCATGATCCGGCGCATTGCCTTTATCCATACGGTCGCGATGCTGGTCGAGCGTTTCCGTCCGCGCTTCCAGTCGGAATTGCCAGACGCAGACTGCTTTCACATGCTGGACGAAAGTGTCCTGCAGGACCTGATCCGGCAAGGTCCTTCAAGCGGCATCACGCGCCGCATCGCCACACTCTCACAAGCGGCGGCCGATGCGGGGGCCGATCTGATCGTTTTCACATGCTCGTCAACCTCGCCGGCCATCGATACCGCGCGCCAGACGGTGAGTGTGCCGATCCTCAAGATCGACGATCCCCTCTACGCCCGCGTGGCAAGCGCGCCAGGCCGCGTCGGTCTGATCTGCACGACCCCGTCGACGGTCGCACCGAGCCGTGCACTGCTGACTGCGCACGCGCAGGGCGCCGGCCGCGATATCCCAGCGGAGAGCCTCCTGTGCGCGGCGGCATTCGACGCCTTGGCCAGTGGCAGGCGTGACCTGCACGATCGCCTCGTGTGCAAGGCTGCCACAGAGTTGGCGCCACGCGTCGATCGCATCGTCCTAGCGCAAGCCTCGTTGGCGCACTTGAGCGAACCGCTCGCCGAGCAACTGGGGCTGCCGGTGTTCGCGAGCCCGGAACTGTTGGTGCAGGAGGTGGTCGCCCGGGTGCGGGATTCTGCCTGATGCTTCTGTCATGGCGTGCATGGGCGTCGTTCAGCCCGATCCCGCCAGGTATCGAGGTCGGGGGCCAGGATAGCGAGGTGCTGGTCTGGGATGGCATTCACAGGGAATGGCCCCCATATTGACGGTCACCTCGCTGACTTCTTCCCCGCGGCAAGTGCGAGAGTGAACCGATCTGCAGTTTCCAGTTCGGCGTCCGCGGAAGTTGCACGGCAGTCCAGCTAGGTCCGGATTTCCAGTCCAGGAAAAGCGCACGTAGTCCAGCTGATTCCGGTTTCCTGCAACAGCAGCGCTGCCCTGCCCCGCTCCGCCATGCGCACTCTCATTGCCGGTCCGGCGCGAACTCGGAGGCAAAAACGGGCGCTTCCTCCATGCGGTAACGCCCATCTTGGCTCACGTAGTACATGGCGCCGCGGCCCCGGCGCGCAAACGTCACGCAGCAGGAATGTTCAAAGCGTCCGAAGCGGGTGATGCCGATCCCCGGCGCATCGCGCCACTCCCATACGCGCTGTTCCTCGATGCAATCGAGGACGCGATGCTGCGTTTTTGGATGCATGGATGAATTGAGCATCATGCTGACATAGCCAAAGTCACCCAGCGCGGGATAGCGTTCCCGCATGGCCGCCCAACGTTGCTTAGGAGACATTGGCGCTCTCCCTGTGCTGCGTGGTCTTGTTCGTCTGCTGCATTGCTTCTGCCTTTAGGTCACCGTTCCAGTGCCCGTCTTTGGTCCTTTCGCACATACCTGTGGCTTGACGACGTTCGCCGTCCGTTTCCCTATCGCTTCGTGTGGCCGCCGCTGAATTGACCGGCAGCCGCGCGCACCTCGCTTGTGGTGCGCAACGGCGTTGCGCACCTCGCTTGTGGTGCGCAACGCCGGTCGGCGGCCGGGCTTACTGTGCTTGTCTCAATTGCCCGAGGATCGCAGGATCTTCCAGGGTGGACAGATCCTGCGTGATCTCCTCCCCCCGGGCAATCAAGCGCAACAGACGCCGCATGACCTTGCCCGACCGGGTCTTTGGCAGGTTGTCAGCAAAGCGGATCTCCCTGGGCTTTGCGATGGGGCCGATCTCCCTGGCCACCCAGTCCCGCAACTCCCGGGCCATCTGCTGCGCTGCGTCCCCCTGCGGGCGCGCACCCTTGAGCACGACAAACGCGCAGATCGCTTCGCCAGTGGTGTCGTCCGGCTTGCCGACGACCGCGGCGTCCGCCACGTACGGGTTCGCAGCGAGCGCGGATTCGATCTCCATGGTGCCCATACGGTGCCCGGAGACATTGAGCACGTCATCGATGCGCCCGGTGATGCTGAAATAGCCGGTCTGGTCATGGCGCACCGCGCCATCGCCAGCGAGGTAGAGCTTACCCCCCAGGTCCTTCGGGAAATAGCTGGTGCGGAACCGCTCGGGGTCGCCCCAGATGGTGCGGATCATGGATGGCCACGGGCGCTTGATGACCAGGATTCCACCTTGCCCATGAGGCAGTTCATTGCCGGCTTCGTCCACCACGGCGGCCATGATGCCGGGCAATGGCAACGTGCAGGATCCCGGCTGCAGCGGCATCGCACCCGGCAGCGGGCTGATCATGTGGCCGCCGGTTTCGGTCTGCCAGAAGGTATCGACGATCGGGCACTTCCCGTTGCCCACGTTCTCGTGGTACCACATCCAGGTCTCGGGATTGATCGGTTCGCCGACCGAGCCGAGCAGGCGCAGGCTGGACAGGTCGTACTGCCCGGGATGCACGGCAGGATCCTTGTCGCAGGCCTTGATCAGCGCACGGATCGCCGTCGGGGCCGTATAGAAGATGGTGGCGCGATGCTTGCTGGCCATCTCCCAGCACCGGCCTGCATTGGGATAGGTCGGCACACCTTCGAACACGATCTGGGTTGCACCGACCGCAAGCGGACCGTAGGCAATGTAGGTGTGGCCGGTGATCCAGCCGATGTCGGCGGTGCACCAGAACACGTCCGAAGGCTTGATGTCGAAGGTCCACTTCATCGTCAGCATTGCCCACAGCAGATAGCCGCCGCAGGCATGCTGCACGCCTTTGGGCTTGCCGGTGGAACCCGAGGTGTAGAGGATGAACAGCGGATGTTCG from Cupriavidus taiwanensis includes the following:
- a CDS encoding aspartate/glutamate racemase family protein; amino-acid sequence: MIRRIAFIHTVAMLVERFRPRFQSELPDADCFHMLDESVLQDLIRQGPSSGITRRIATLSQAAADAGADLIVFTCSSTSPAIDTARQTVSVPILKIDDPLYARVASAPGRVGLICTTPSTVAPSRALLTAHAQGAGRDIPAESLLCAAAFDALASGRRDLHDRLVCKAATELAPRVDRIVLAQASLAHLSEPLAEQLGLPVFASPELLVQEVVARVRDSA
- the acs gene encoding acetate--CoA ligase translates to MSNIAPFNQDSGLFHPPVHFMEHARISGMEGYRALCAEAEQDYERFWSRQARDNINWHKPFARTLNQDHAPFYRWFEDGELNVSYNCLDRNLVNGNAGKTAIIFEADDGEVSRITYAELHAKVCQVANGLRALGIGKGDRVVIYMPMSVEGIAAMQACARIGAVHSVVFGGFSARSLRERIIDAGAVAVITADEQVRGGKRLPLKAIVDEALALGGCETVRRVVVYRRTGADVGFVPGRDLWLYDLVAGRDASCEPEWVDAEHPLFILYTSGSTGKPKGVQHACGGYLLWAMLTMKWTFDIKPSDVFWCTADIGWITGHTYIAYGPLAVGATQIVFEGVPTYPNAGRCWEMASKHRATIFYTAPTAIRALIKACDKDPAVHPGQYDLSSLRLLGSVGEPINPETWMWYHENVGNGKCPIVDTFWQTETGGHMISPLPGAMPLQPGSCTLPLPGIMAAVVDEAGNELPHGQGGILVIKRPWPSMIRTIWGDPERFRTSYFPKDLGGKLYLAGDGAVRHDQTGYFSITGRIDDVLNVSGHRMGTMEIESALAANPYVADAAVVGKPDDTTGEAICAFVVLKGARPQGDAAQQMARELRDWVAREIGPIAKPREIRFADNLPKTRSGKVMRRLLRLIARGEEITQDLSTLEDPAILGQLRQAQ
- a CDS encoding NAD(P)/FAD-dependent oxidoreductase, producing MSPPLHHIQTSPTLPASADVVVIGGGIIGVFTAYYLAKRGVSVALVEKGRIGAEQSSRNWGWCRQQNRDARELPLASKSLDLWERFAAESGEDTGFHRCGLLYLSNDEAELSRWSSWGDFAKTAGVLTHMLNSRQAAQRGQATGRAWKGGVFSPSDGTADPGKAAPAVAAALIKLGGSVHQNCAARGIETEGGRVSGVITEAGVIKSRTAVLAGGAWASAFCRQLGIRFPQASIRQSILSVSPVEHRLPDALFTAGVSITRRSDGRYALAISGRARVDVTPQFLRFAPQFVPMFAKRWRSLLPGGLEGIRGGHETLKRWRLDAPTPMERVRILDPKPDLATVRETHRRALELLPALRETRITDAWAGFVDSTPDGVPGIGAVPSIPGFILAAGFSGHGFGIGPGAGHLIADLATGAEPIVDPIPYRPGRFSGSAWGKVADF
- a CDS encoding GNAT family N-acetyltransferase, which produces MPSHDNKDSVTYRAMSEQDVPAAYALSQALRWPHRAEDWQFVLRLGTGFVAEDAGTVIGTALCWKQGQQASLGMIIVSSEHQGKGIGKALMRLVLEVLGDRTTLLNATPAGQPLYERLGFVATGTIHQHQGTMNTVGPVALAAEERLRPLEPGDIEAVTELASRATGVYRGELLKALIPIAEAVVLERNGEVVGFSVLRRFGRGHVIGPVVASDSERAKALIAHWGSTCAGSFVRVDVTGTSGLQDWLPQAGLTQVDTAVAMARNGVPQADTALHQFALINQALC
- a CDS encoding cupin domain-containing protein gives rise to the protein MTVALVLHRADGAPVSTEFRRAAFGNDDPFARQREIAWEGPDSMIAGRASFIGELDVASFPHIETIVVVEGELTLTEAGAAPLVLGPQAGAVIGCGTALRIQAGSRVRFSFCAAACDKPTKRGLIPLRANADFRPSKAPPKETLLGPTPDCRSDNVFAEEGAQYLAGTWDSTPYHRVVRPHRLNEFMHLLAGSVRFAAPDGSVLSVGTGDALFVPHGAPIGWESSDRVAKFYVVQSVQA